The genomic region TCGGATGATGACCCGGCTCTCGAACGAACACGGAGCCATCAACCTCTCGCAGGGTTTTCCCGACTTCGAGTCGCCCGACACGCTGAAGATCGGCGCCGCGCGCGCGATCTACGATGACGTGAACCAGTACGCGATCACGTGGGGTGCGAAACGGTACCGCGACGCGCTCGCCGCGAGCTACCGCGACTGGTACGGGCTCGACGTCGATCCGGAAGCGCACCTCACGATCACCTGCGGGGCCACCGAGGCGATGATGGCGGTGCTCCTGGCGGTCGTGGACCCGGGGGAGGAAGTCATCGTCTTCGAGCCGTTCTACGAGAACTACGGGCCGGACACCACGCTCTGCGACGCGACCCCCGTGTTCGTACCGCTGACCGCGGAGTGGCAGATCGACTTCGACCGCCTGCGCGCGGCGTTCAGCGACCGGACGCGCGCGATCATCGTGAACACCCCGAACAACCCCACGGGCCGCGTGTTCAGCCGCGACGAACTCGAGAAGATCGCGATCCTGTGCCAGGAGTTCGACGCCTACGCGATCACGGACGAGGTCTACGAGCACATCCTCTACGACGGTGCGCGGCACATTCCGATGGCGACGCTTCCCGGCATGCGGGACCGGACGATTACGATCAGCGCCGCCTCGAAGACGTTCGCGGTCACGGGCTGGCGGATGGGGACGGTCGTCGCGCACCCGGAGTTGTCGGACGCCATCCGCAAGGTCCACGACTTCCTCACCGTGGGAGCCGCCGCGCCGCTCCAGGAAGGCGTCGCTACCGGCCTCGAGATGCTTCCGCCGTCCTACTATGAAGGGCTCGCCGATGTGTACGGCGCGAAACGGGACCTTTTCTATCCCGCGCTCGTGGAGGCGGGGTTCCGCTGCCGCAAGCCGGAGGGCGCGTACTACGTCCTCGCGGACTTCTCCGACCTCTCGGATCTGCCGGATGACGAGTTCGCGTTCTGGCTCACGCGCACGATCGGCGTCGCGCCCGTTCCCGGATCCAGCTTCTTCCACAACCCGGAGGATGGGCGCAAGCTCGTGCGGTTCGCCTTCTGCAAGACGGAGGCGCTGCTCGAGCAGGCCGCCGAGAGGCTCGTAACGATCAAAGCCCGGGTGTGAAGCTCCCTTCGGTCGAGCGGCTCGCCGCGGCGGCGTGGGTGACGGCGCGGCGGTTCCCCCTCGTACTGACCTGCGCGGTTGTCGCCGCCATCGCCGCGATGCGAGCGATCAACGCGGAAACGGCGCTCGAACTGCGCCTCGTCGCCACGGCCAGCCTCGGCCTCCCGCTGCTCACCGGGCTCACCCTGTTTGCGGAGCGGTGGACGCTCCCCTGGCCGCGTCACTGGGCGCTTCGCGGGCTCGGCGTGGCCGTGCTCGCGCTCTACTACTGGCAGTGGCCGAACTGGGGCGAGAACATCGCCGGCCTCCGCCATTTTCACCTGACCGCGACGCTCCACCTGCTCGTCGCCTTCATCGCCTACGTCGGCGTCCGTGAGCCGAACGGCTTCTGGCACTTCAACCGCACGCTCTTCTTCCGGTTCGGCCTCGGGGCGATCTACACCGGCGTCCTCTTCGCCGGACTCTCCATCGCCATGTTCGGCATCGAGAATCTGTTCAACATCGACATCGCCGATGAGAACTACGGCCGGCTCTTCTTCTTCCTCGGCTTCGTCTTCCAGACGTGGTTCGTGCTCGCGGGCGTGCCGGACGATTTCGAGCAACTGGAGCGCCGCGACGATTATCCGGCGGGCCTGCGCGTCTTCGCCCAGTACGTGCTCCTCCCGCTCGTCGCCGTTTACCTGATCATTCTCACCGCCTACCTCGGACGCGTCGTCATCACGACGACGTGGCCCAGCGGGTGGATCGGACTCCTCGTCTCGGCCCTCGCCGCCTTCGGCATCCTTTCGCTCCTCCTCGTGCATCCCCGCCGCGGACGGGAAGGCCACGCGTGGATCGACACGTACGCCCGCATCTTCTGGATTCTCATCATCCCGTCCATCGTGATGCTCCTGCTCGCCATCGGGCAGCGCATCGAACAGTACGGGATCACCGAGCGCCGGTATCTCCTGCTCCTGCTCGGGGTCTGGCTCGCGGGCGCCGCCCTCTTCTACACGGTGACGCGGTCGCGCGAGATCAAGGGAATCCCGCTGACGCTGGCCGTCATCGGCGCCGTCACCTTCGTCGGCCCCTGGTCCGCCTACGCCGTGGCCGAACGGAGCCAGGTGGGCCGGCTCGAGGATCTGCTTTCGACGCACGGAGTCCTGGCCGATGGCCGCATCTCGCCGGCCGCCGTCGAGATCCCGCCCGAGGACTGGCAGCAG from Candidatus Palauibacter australiensis harbors:
- a CDS encoding DUF4153 domain-containing protein; the encoded protein is MKLPSVERLAAAAWVTARRFPLVLTCAVVAAIAAMRAINAETALELRLVATASLGLPLLTGLTLFAERWTLPWPRHWALRGLGVAVLALYYWQWPNWGENIAGLRHFHLTATLHLLVAFIAYVGVREPNGFWHFNRTLFFRFGLGAIYTGVLFAGLSIAMFGIENLFNIDIADENYGRLFFFLGFVFQTWFVLAGVPDDFEQLERRDDYPAGLRVFAQYVLLPLVAVYLIILTAYLGRVVITTTWPSGWIGLLVSALAAFGILSLLLVHPRRGREGHAWIDTYARIFWILIIPSIVMLLLAIGQRIEQYGITERRYLLLLLGVWLAGAALFYTVTRSREIKGIPLTLAVIGAVTFVGPWSAYAVAERSQVGRLEDLLSTHGVLADGRISPAAVEIPPEDWQQINDVLLYLISWHGTSAIDEWFGGGVATVDTIGDGMAASLRVAEAGPRATLIADHFGLVPSEGLLADPFGFVDIS
- a CDS encoding aminotransferase class I/II-fold pyridoxal phosphate-dependent enzyme; this encodes MKIHTARRTHGFTESVIRMMTRLSNEHGAINLSQGFPDFESPDTLKIGAARAIYDDVNQYAITWGAKRYRDALAASYRDWYGLDVDPEAHLTITCGATEAMMAVLLAVVDPGEEVIVFEPFYENYGPDTTLCDATPVFVPLTAEWQIDFDRLRAAFSDRTRAIIVNTPNNPTGRVFSRDELEKIAILCQEFDAYAITDEVYEHILYDGARHIPMATLPGMRDRTITISAASKTFAVTGWRMGTVVAHPELSDAIRKVHDFLTVGAAAPLQEGVATGLEMLPPSYYEGLADVYGAKRDLFYPALVEAGFRCRKPEGAYYVLADFSDLSDLPDDEFAFWLTRTIGVAPVPGSSFFHNPEDGRKLVRFAFCKTEALLEQAAERLVTIKARV